A single window of Trachemys scripta elegans isolate TJP31775 chromosome 18, CAS_Tse_1.0, whole genome shotgun sequence DNA harbors:
- the LOC117867515 gene encoding tricarboxylate transport protein, mitochondrial-like isoform X2 — translation MQRGFWEYVKTQLQLDERANPPRYRSIGHCVRLTIQEHGVKGLYRGLSSLLYGSIPKSAVRFGMFEFLSNIAKDSNGKLDNKRSLLCGLGAGVAEAVVVVCPMETIKVKFIHDQSSSNPKYKGFFQGVREIVREQGLRGTYQGLTATVLKQGSNQAIRFFVMTSLRNWYLGDNPHKKMNPFITAAFGATAGAASVFGNTPLDVIKTRMQGLEAHKYKNTVDCAYQILKKEGLLAFYKGTVPRLGRVCLDVAIVFVIYEEVVNVLNKVWKTA, via the exons ATGCAGAGAGGTTTTTGGG AATACGTAAAAACACAATTACAATTGGATGAAAGAGCAAATCCCCCTCGGTATAGAAGCATTG GTCACTGTGTGAGGCTAACCATTCAGGAACATGGTGTGAAGGGTCTGTACAGGGGCCTAAGTTCTTTGTTGTATGGCTCTATTCCAAAATCTGCTGTCAG GTTTGGAATGTTTGAGTTCCTCAGCAATATTGCAAAGGATTCAAATGGGAAACTAGACAACAAAAGGAGTTTACTTTGTGGCCTTGGAGCTGGTGTTGCAGAAGCTGTCGTAGTAGTCTGTCCAATGGAAACTATAAAG GTGAAGTTCATTCATGATCAGTCCTCTTCAAATCCAAAGTACAAAGGGTTTTTCCAAGGTGTCCGTGAGATTGTTCGGGAACAAG GCTTACGTGGAACATATCAGGGGCTGACAGCTACTGTCCTCAAACAAGGTTCAAACCAGGCTATCCGTTTCTTTGTGATGACTTCCCTTCGAAATTGGTATCTAG GTGATAATCCCCACAAAAAGATGAATCCATTTATTACAGCTGCATTTGGTGCTACTGCAGGTGCAGCCAGTGTCTTTGGCAATACTCCATTAGATGTCATCAAAACCAGGATGCAG GGCCTGGAAGCccataaatataaaaatacagtagATTGTGCCTATCAGATCCTCAAAAAGGAGGGCTTATTAGC ATTTTACAAAGGAACAGTTCCCCGTCTTGGCCGAGTCTGTTTGGATGTAGCAATTGTGTTTGTTATTTATGAAGAAGTGGTCAATGTTCTCAACAAGGTCTGGAAAACTGCCTGA
- the LOC117867515 gene encoding tricarboxylate transport protein, mitochondrial-like isoform X1, whose translation MCAQPAVPRAGAAAAATAGTKLTHPGKAILAGGIAGGIEICITFPTEYVKTQLQLDERANPPRYRSIGHCVRLTIQEHGVKGLYRGLSSLLYGSIPKSAVRFGMFEFLSNIAKDSNGKLDNKRSLLCGLGAGVAEAVVVVCPMETIKVKFIHDQSSSNPKYKGFFQGVREIVREQGLRGTYQGLTATVLKQGSNQAIRFFVMTSLRNWYLGDNPHKKMNPFITAAFGATAGAASVFGNTPLDVIKTRMQGLEAHKYKNTVDCAYQILKKEGLLAFYKGTVPRLGRVCLDVAIVFVIYEEVVNVLNKVWKTA comes from the exons ATGTGCGCTCAGCCAGCGGTTCCTCGGGCCGGGGCTGCCGCCGCAGCCACCGCCGGAACCAAGCTCACCCACCCGGGCAAGGCGATCCTGGCCG GTGGCATTGCTGGAGGTATTGAAATCTGTATCACCTTTCCCACAGAATACGTAAAAACACAATTACAATTGGATGAAAGAGCAAATCCCCCTCGGTATAGAAGCATTG GTCACTGTGTGAGGCTAACCATTCAGGAACATGGTGTGAAGGGTCTGTACAGGGGCCTAAGTTCTTTGTTGTATGGCTCTATTCCAAAATCTGCTGTCAG GTTTGGAATGTTTGAGTTCCTCAGCAATATTGCAAAGGATTCAAATGGGAAACTAGACAACAAAAGGAGTTTACTTTGTGGCCTTGGAGCTGGTGTTGCAGAAGCTGTCGTAGTAGTCTGTCCAATGGAAACTATAAAG GTGAAGTTCATTCATGATCAGTCCTCTTCAAATCCAAAGTACAAAGGGTTTTTCCAAGGTGTCCGTGAGATTGTTCGGGAACAAG GCTTACGTGGAACATATCAGGGGCTGACAGCTACTGTCCTCAAACAAGGTTCAAACCAGGCTATCCGTTTCTTTGTGATGACTTCCCTTCGAAATTGGTATCTAG GTGATAATCCCCACAAAAAGATGAATCCATTTATTACAGCTGCATTTGGTGCTACTGCAGGTGCAGCCAGTGTCTTTGGCAATACTCCATTAGATGTCATCAAAACCAGGATGCAG GGCCTGGAAGCccataaatataaaaatacagtagATTGTGCCTATCAGATCCTCAAAAAGGAGGGCTTATTAGC ATTTTACAAAGGAACAGTTCCCCGTCTTGGCCGAGTCTGTTTGGATGTAGCAATTGTGTTTGTTATTTATGAAGAAGTGGTCAATGTTCTCAACAAGGTCTGGAAAACTGCCTGA